In a single window of the Pelodiscus sinensis isolate JC-2024 chromosome 18, ASM4963464v1, whole genome shotgun sequence genome:
- the PXMP4 gene encoding peroxisomal membrane protein 4 isoform X1: MCSVQLRNLALAFAVRPDCLQRCHRTPGGRAAMGAQGVLRAVLRTVNSLLQQRRYRAALAVLKGFRNGAVYGAKIRAPHALVMTFLFKSGSLREKLKAIAQATYTHSRNLAYFVFTYKGLMALQSRLQGKNFQLHSFLAACVGGWLVFGENNHINSQINMYLLSRILFGLSRLAVEKGYIPEPKQDPFPIFAAVTWGIVLWLFEYHRHTLQPSLQSSMTYLYDDSNVWHDISDFLIYNKSSAQK, from the exons ATGTGCTCTGTGCAGCTGCGGAACCTTGCCCTGGCCTTCGCTGTCCGCCCGGACTGTTTGCAGCGGTGCCACCGGAccccgggcgggcgggcggccaTGGGGGCCCAGGGCGTGCTCCGCGCCGTGCTCCGCACCGtcaactccctgctgcagcagcgcAGATACCGCGCCGCGCTGGCCGTGCTCAAGGGCTTCCGCAACGGAGCGGT CTATGGAGCAAAGATCCGGGCTCCCCATGCTCTGGTGATGACCTTTCTCTTCAAGAGTGGAAG TTTAAGAGAGAAACTGAAAGCGATTGCTCAGGCCACATATACTCATTCCCGAAACCTGGCGTATTTTGTGTTCACTTACAAGGGGCTGATGGCACTGCAGTCTCGACTACAGGGAAAGAACTTTCAGTTgcactccttcctggcagcctGTGTTGGGGGCTGGTTAGTGTTTGGTGAAAATAATCATATCAACAGCCAG ATAAACATGTACCTGCTGTCTCGTATTCTGTTTGGCTTGTCACGACTGGCAGTGGAGAAGGGTTATATCCCAGAACCCAAGCAGGACCCTTTCCCAATCTTTGCTGCTGTGACTTGGGGGATTGTTCTGTGGCTCTTTGAATATCATCGGCACACTCTCCAACCCTCTCTGCAATCTTCCATGACTTACCTGTACGACGACAGTAATGTATGGCATGACATTTCTGACTTCCTCATTTATAATAAAAGCAGTGCTCAAAAGTAA
- the PXMP4 gene encoding peroxisomal membrane protein 4 isoform X2, with product MQLTVQLSLLDRKCLKQIRLSDISKLAVYGAKIRAPHALVMTFLFKSGSLREKLKAIAQATYTHSRNLAYFVFTYKGLMALQSRLQGKNFQLHSFLAACVGGWLVFGENNHINSQINMYLLSRILFGLSRLAVEKGYIPEPKQDPFPIFAAVTWGIVLWLFEYHRHTLQPSLQSSMTYLYDDSNVWHDISDFLIYNKSSAQK from the exons ATGCAGCTGACAGTCCAGTTGTCTTTGCTTGACAGAAAGTGCCTAAAGCAAATTAGACTCTCTGATATTTCCAAACTTGCTGT CTATGGAGCAAAGATCCGGGCTCCCCATGCTCTGGTGATGACCTTTCTCTTCAAGAGTGGAAG TTTAAGAGAGAAACTGAAAGCGATTGCTCAGGCCACATATACTCATTCCCGAAACCTGGCGTATTTTGTGTTCACTTACAAGGGGCTGATGGCACTGCAGTCTCGACTACAGGGAAAGAACTTTCAGTTgcactccttcctggcagcctGTGTTGGGGGCTGGTTAGTGTTTGGTGAAAATAATCATATCAACAGCCAG ATAAACATGTACCTGCTGTCTCGTATTCTGTTTGGCTTGTCACGACTGGCAGTGGAGAAGGGTTATATCCCAGAACCCAAGCAGGACCCTTTCCCAATCTTTGCTGCTGTGACTTGGGGGATTGTTCTGTGGCTCTTTGAATATCATCGGCACACTCTCCAACCCTCTCTGCAATCTTCCATGACTTACCTGTACGACGACAGTAATGTATGGCATGACATTTCTGACTTCCTCATTTATAATAAAAGCAGTGCTCAAAAGTAA